The Actinomycetes bacterium genome has a segment encoding these proteins:
- a CDS encoding GGDEF domain-containing protein, translated as MGIRPDWRLLAVFVGLFAVFVLEVVTSGTVFLTFLLVPVLVAATFAKPTAVAVLGGLAVLLGIIAGAVTETLWHGPFGVRLAGLVLTATLGVVVTRQRSQRDAELRAMSLTDPLTGLPNRLLLADRLRIALEQRQPLTPITVLFVDLDAFKAVNDRYGHLAGDGVLVETAARLQECVRVGDTVARYGGDEFVVVCPSASSRHGAEEVCRRVLGALSRPVEVNGREILLNGSVGAAVGGPPYVDADMLLARADQALLSAKRAGGSRFSLSDMAANS; from the coding sequence GTGGGGATCCGGCCGGACTGGCGGCTGCTGGCCGTCTTCGTCGGGCTGTTCGCCGTCTTCGTTCTCGAGGTGGTCACCTCGGGGACCGTCTTCCTCACGTTCCTGCTGGTCCCGGTCCTGGTGGCCGCCACGTTCGCGAAGCCGACGGCGGTCGCCGTGCTCGGCGGCCTCGCGGTGCTGCTCGGCATCATCGCTGGAGCGGTCACCGAGACGCTCTGGCACGGGCCGTTCGGGGTGCGGCTGGCCGGGCTCGTCCTGACTGCGACGCTGGGGGTGGTCGTCACCCGGCAGCGCAGCCAGCGCGACGCCGAGCTGCGGGCGATGTCCCTCACCGACCCGCTGACCGGCCTGCCCAACCGGCTGCTGCTGGCGGACCGGCTGCGGATCGCTCTCGAGCAGCGGCAGCCGCTGACGCCCATCACTGTGCTGTTCGTCGATCTCGACGCGTTCAAGGCGGTCAACGACCGTTACGGCCACCTGGCCGGTGACGGCGTGCTGGTCGAGACCGCGGCCAGGCTGCAGGAGTGCGTCCGAGTCGGCGACACCGTCGCGCGCTACGGCGGGGACGAGTTCGTGGTCGTGTGCCCGTCGGCGTCGAGCAGGCACGGCGCCGAGGAGGTCTGTCGTCGGGTCCTGGGTGCGTTGTCTCGACCGGTCGAGGTGAACGGTCGCGAGATCCTGCTCAATGGTTCAGTGGGGGCCGCTGTCGGCGGCCCGCCGTACGTGGACGCGGACATGCTGCTGGCCAGGGCCGACCAGGCGCTGCTGAGCGCGAAGCGGGCCGGCGGGTCCCGGTTCTCGTTGAGCGACATGGCCGCCAACTCCTAA